A window of Solanum stenotomum isolate F172 chromosome 3, ASM1918654v1, whole genome shotgun sequence contains these coding sequences:
- the LOC125859103 gene encoding uncharacterized protein LOC125859103: protein MGGVEFEGTADPTDAEQWLERMERILEQLECSDVAKFKPDFGGPSKRGRFDDSKAGSVNRSPQQQQNKSEFSTASIPNYGKGKPRVPTCPQCGKNHYGTCRRASSSVHRPSNPPQTNRGARPKNTQAACASGANKASRPRATARAYAMRQRDDQDGQDVVVSKFHLFGFCVFTLFDPGSTHSYICSSLILPENVKSVRLNYDVLVESPLGYQDV, encoded by the exons atgggtGGAGTGGAGTTTGAAGGCACTGCTGATCCCACTGATGCTGAACAATGGCTGGAGCGCATGGAGAGGATACTTGAGCAGTTGGAGTGTTCAGATGTTGCCAAATTTAA ACCAGATTTTGGAGGTCCATCCAAAAGGGGAAGGTTTGATGATTCTAAGGCAGGTAGTGTTAACAGGTCACCTCagcaacaacaaaacaaatcaGAATTTTCTACAGCTAGCATTCCAAATTATGGCAAAGGCAAGCCTCGCGTTCCCACCTGTCCACAATGTGGAAAGAATCATTATGGAACTTGCAGGAGAGCTTCTA GCTCAGTTCATAGGCCTTctaatcctcctcaaactaaTAGAGGTGCAAGACCTAAAAACACCCAAGCGGCATGTGCAAGTGGAGCTAATAAAGCTAGTAGACCAAGGGCTACTGCACGCGCTTATGCTATGAGGCAAAGGGATGATCAAGATGGACAAGACGTGGTTGTCAgtaaatttcacttatttggCTTTTGTGTGTTTACACTGTTTGATCCTGGTTCTACACATTCCTATATTTGTTCATCACTTATTCTTCCTGAAAACGTGAAATCTGTGAGACTTAATTATGATGTGCTAGTTGAAAGTCCTTTGGGTTATCAAGATGTGTAA